atttttagttttaaggaacttccgtactgttctccacagtggctgtaccaatttacattcccaccaacagttcaagacggttcccttttctccgcaccctctctggcatttattgtttgtagattttttgatgatggtcattctgaccagtgtgagatgatgaTAGCAGGCAGCTTCCCAGAGCTTTCCTCCAGCACCCCTCGGACTGTGGACCAGCTCTGGCTTGGGACGACCCAGCCAACTTCTCTGCCAACCAGTGGGCTGCcaccacatcctctccaatgAGTCTAAATCCTAACCTTGGAGAGGATTCACTCTCCTGCATTTTGTTCTTTCCCCGACTACTCTCCCTCAGCCctagggttttctttctttcctttttagttaATCCCTTGGAACCACTAATCATTTTCATATTAAACCTGCCCTGTTCACATTACTGAgttctttctgtcttctcattcaaTGCTTATACACTAAAGGTCTATGAATCTATCCTTGGCCAAtatcacaatattttatttactctaactttataataaatcttaatAATTTGTAGCATAAGTTTTTCTgccttatcatttttttaatgttttttcaaaatttatttatttttggatgctttgggtcttcattgctgcacgcgggctttctctagttgcggcgagcgggggctgctcttccttgcagtgcgctggcttctcattgcggtggcttctcttgttgcggagcacgggctctaagcgcacgggcttcagtagttgtggtgcgcaggctcagtagttgtggtgcacgggcttagttgctccgcggcatgtgggatcttcccagaccagggctcgaacccgtgtcccctacattggcagcatattcttaaccactgcaccaccagggaagcccctttctgtcttattcttatattcttcttcatttatGTCCTTGCTATTCTTGTCCCTTtgcttttccaaataaattttttttccaaataaatttttaaatagcttctgcaagatacatacacatgcaaataaacaaagcaacaacaaCCTATTGGGATTTTCATCCAGGGTGGCAATGAATCTATAAATAAATCTAGGGAGAAAATACATCTTTACAATATTAGGGTTTGCAATCTATGAATATGCTATATCTCtttctatttagatattctttaatttctctcaaaaaGTTTTACCATTTACTACATAAAGATTCTGCGcatcttttcttaattttatttatagctATTTGATTTTTTATACTACTATAAAAATTTCATCTTTAATTGTTTCTTTCTGGGATATAGAAGTATAATTCACTGTTTACTGTTGAGTGCCTGATCTATCAGCATCAGAGACCAACATTCATGCTCAATATAGAGCCGTTCCCTGGGGTGATCAGCCAGCTACCTGGTGGCAGGTTGATTACATTGGACCACTTCCATCATGGAAGGGGAATAGACACTCTGGATATGAATTTGCCTTCCCTGTATACAATGTTTCTGCCAAAACTACCGAACATGTACTTATAGGATACCTTATCCACCTGTCATGGTATTCCTTACAACACTGCTCTGATCAAGGAACTCACTTCGCAGCAAAAGAAGTGTGGCAATGGGCCCATGCTCATGGAATTCACTGGTTTTACCCGGTTCCTCACCATCCTGAAGCAGCTGGCTTTAGAGAACAGTGGAATGGCCTTTCGAAGACTCAGGTAGAGTACCAGCTGTTTGACAATACTTTGCAGGGCTGGGACAAGGTTTTTCAGAAGGCTGTCTATGCTTTCAGTCAGTGTCCAATATATGATGCTGTTTCTCCCATAACCAGGATTCACGGGTTCCAAAATCAAGAGGTAGAGACAGGAGGGGTACTACCCACTATTATCCCCAGGGAGCCATGAGCAAATTTTTGCCTACTTGTCCCCTTgactttgtgcactgttggccTAGAGGGGTTAGTTCTGGAGGGAGAAATGTTTCCACCAGGAGACACAACGATGATTCCATTGAACTGGAAGTTAAACTACCATCCTACCACTTTGGGTACCTCATGCCTCTGAATCAACAGTCAAAGAAGAGAGTTACAGTGTTGGCTGGGATGATTGATCATGACTACCAAGGGGAAATTGGACTCCTACTCCACACTGGAGGTAAGGAAGAGTATGTCTGGAATACAGGAGATCCCTTAGGGACCTGGTAATATTATCATACTCTGCAATTAagtcatcagaaaaaaatgacccAATCCAGGCAAGGCCACTAATGGCCCAGACCCTTCAGGAATGAAAGTTTGGGTCACCCCATCAGGTAAAGAACGATGACCAGCTGAAGTGCTTGCTGAAGACAAAGGAATATAGAATGGGCAGTGGAAAAAGGTAGTTATAAATACCAACTACAGCCATGTGACCAGTTACAGAAATGAGGACTGTAATAGTCATGACATTTCCTCCTTATTTTGCTATAAATACATGTGTATGcgtgtttattttctttcctctcttattaCCTTATCATGTAACATAAGATGTATTGACCTTATATCATAGTATTTATGTATCGTTAATTTTATGTCATAGAATTTGTTACTGGATATGAAGGAGGAGAGTAAACATCACTCTAgagctttacttcctcttctgGGGAAGGAATGAATGTGTTTTGGTTTGTATACAGGATAATTGTACGCTGTCTGGCAGAATTATGACCCTGTCATTGTCTTTACTTGAAGATTAAGTATGGTTTAAAAAGATTCATATAGGTGCCGAGTTGACttgtaatcatttattttatgtgtcaacttgactggccaTGAAATGCTcgagttaaacattatttctaggtTGCCTGTGAGGATGTGtccagatgagattagcatttgaatctgtGGACTCAGTAAAGTGAATTTCTCTCCCCAGTGTGGTGGGCTCATCCAATCTGCTGAGGGCAAAAGGTGAAGGGAGGAGGAATTTGCACCTCTTCTCCTGCCTCTCTGCATGAGCTGGGACATCTCACCTCATtatctcctgcccttggactaaAATTCACACCATCAGCTCTAACgggtttttttctggctgtgccatgaggcatgtaggatcttagttccccaaccagggatcaaacccgtgccccctgcagtggaagtgcggagtctgtaccactggaccaccagggaagtcccagctcttAGGTTCTTAGGTCTTCGGACTTGAACTACATTATACCACTGACTTTCTTGGGTCTTCAGTTTACATACGGCAGATTatgggatttctcagcctccataactgtgtgagCTAATTCCTCATGATAAacgtaaataagtaaatacacacacatatacattgcTATGAATAcatttgtgatatatatatatatatatatcttactgGTCCTACCAGTTCTGTTTCTCTTAGGGTAGAACCCTAATACTCTATGTTAAAAATTACTATTAACCTCAATAAAAGTTGTCAgtgtgaactttaaaaaataaaacaattgtttTCATTACTAGTTTGagctttgccctacccagttgtAAAAATTCCTCCTTTTTAtataacaaatttccacaaataCACAGATTTCCTTTTAGatgttctattctattccattagaCTATTTGTTTATTCCTATACCAACATCATActacatttattattataatgtaaaaataatataattaataatattttgataTGTGGTCTGGCTAGCCTCCattcctgtacttttttttttttttaaattgcaaatactcctttttattttttatttatttatttttttgcggtactctggcctctcactgttgtggcctctcccgttgcggaacacaggctctggacgcgcaggctcagcggccatggctcacgggcccagccgctccgcggcgtgtgggatcctcccggaccgggacatgaacccgtgtcccctgcatcggcaggcggaccctcaaccactgcaccaccagggaagccctattttgtcttttttttaatcgtTAACCTAATTAAGTTCTCTGTTTCCTTTAGAATCCATAGAGCAAAGTTCCCTACTTGGCTCTAGCTCTCGGAATTCCGGTTCTTGTTACTCTTTCCACGCCACTGAGTCAAGAACCATATCACTGTCCTGTGGTTCTGGCCAAGAACATGTCATCAAAATGACCTACCATGACAATACTCCTAGTGTTGGGAAAGGCAGTCTCATGCATGCATCCCCCACTACAAAAGAATGGGCCTTGGACCTGGAATACTTACTTACCAAGACATAAGGAGCCCATACAACCTGTGCCAGGCTTATGGTCATGAGTGGAAATATCTTTCCCTGTTTTAAGCTCAACGCATGctcctttgttttgtgtgtgtgccctCTGGCATCTGGTTAACCCCACTGCTGTATCTGCCCTcagtggggaagggatggggtcCTTCTACCGTGTCATGAGAGGAGTGCCTACATGTAAATTGCCCGGTATCAGGTGCCAGGAGAGACTCCCTAGCCATGGGAAATCGAAGCCCGCTATAGAAGCATCTTGTGTAAGTGAAGCATTGTTTCATCCATGCTGTGCTTTCCTTGGAGACTCTGATACCAGCATACAATGGACAGACATATGTGTTTGGAGTCCTCCCTTGGGACTGATAATCGGGTACACGTTGTTCTGCTCAACACTTATTTTAAGATAGAAGCAATAGTGTcttgggagagaagagaaatgaaagaggctCATGATCACCACAGAAGGAAAGTATCCACCATTTTCTGAGAACCTGCTATGGCCCTGTAACATTGCTCTTCATTTTGCATTGGATACCCCAATGCTCCAAACACCAAACACTGTGACAAGTTGATTTTTATCATCACTTTGCAGGGCAAGAGATTAAGATGTAGGAGATAAAGTCATTTGTCCCAAACCACAGAGCCAAGGCTTTTCAGACTCATGATGTAAATTCTGGTCTGTCCAGCCCCTAAGCCTCTTCCTTCCACTCCATATCTGTAAGAGGGAGGCCTCTTATTCAGACATTCCCTCATCATCTCCCACCAAACTGATATTCCCCAATGAACCACAAAAGCAGGATGTACAGAGAGAAATATGCTCATTTATATATTGACCAATCAACAGGCATTTGCTGGCAGCCTACTGGGTGCCAAGcctttctgcaaagaagatattgGTGATAGGACCAAGGCTTCACCACGGAGTGCCCCAGTGATCCAAGCGTGGGAGTAGAAGGGAATTCCCACACCACGTAGAGTAGGAATCCAGAGCCACTTCCAAGTGGCAGGAATCAGGCTGTGAGAGAAAATGAGATCAGGACTTCAATACAGGAACCAGCCAAGTCATCTCCACATTCTCTCCCCAAGAATTCCCTTGAGATAGAGAAAATAGCAAGGTGCTGATATAGTTGTGTGAGTCTTGGTATCGGGAGGCTGATTTCAAGTCTCTATTTTACTAGAAAACTCTAAGGTTGGAGCATTGAGCAAGATTATCCTCAAAATCCACTGATCTTTTGGCCTTTGACCCTAGACAACATCTTGGAAATAACCTTAATAATACATACTTAGTGCACAGTGCTTTTGACAATGCACTTTCAAGttcattatgtccattttacagataaggaaactgagactcagagtcACTTGCCCTGGGGCCCTTATTCAGAAGGGCTGGGATATAATCAGAGCCATGAGCCATCCTATGGAAATCCTTGCCCTGAGGCCTGGGGAACAGGGCTCTCGGAAGACAAGGGAGTCAGGCAGAGGCTTTCCTTGGGGTCCAGATCAGGAGTCCCCCTGTTTATATGCCTGGAACTCCAGAGGGTTGAGACTGAGAGAGCTGGAGGGAAGGAGGTcagcctgccccagcccctccttaCCTTTCACAGGGAGCAGGCACTCTTTCCCACAAAAGCTCTCGCAGCACTTTAATTCACCCATGCACTGGCTGTCTGTCTCACATCGATTGGGGGGGTTAAGCATCATACATCGGATGAGGGACTCTGGACACATCCCAGGCTTCTCCTCAACTGATGAGAGTAGAGACATGGGTTAGAAACCTTGTACCTTCCATACAAGCCCCCTGCTTCTggaccccagcccctgccccaggccctcctTACCTTTCACAGGGAGCAGGCACTCTTTCCCACAAGGGCCCTCGCAGCACTTTAATTCACCCACGCACTGGCTGTCTGTCTCACATCGATTGGGGGGGTTAACCATCGCACATCGGTAGGTGAACACTGGACACTTCCCAGGCTTCTCCTCAACTGATGAGAGTAGAGACATGGGTTAGAAACCTTGTACCTTCCATACTAGCCCCCTGCTTCTggaccccagcccctgccccaggccatgCCCCAGCCTGAGCCTCTCATCCCCATGACCACAACATCCCTCCTGAGGCCGGGATACCCCCTCAAGGTAGGCTCTGGCTCTCTTCTGACATTGGGCCCCCAGTCAATGCAGGTGGCCAGTTGTCCAGTGCTGCATGGCTGGTGGCTCTCTCACCTCCTCACCTGGGTTCAAGATGTTGACAGGATCCAGGCATGTCATTCCGCAAGCATCAGGGCaacatttcttcttctctggACACGGACGGTCAATGCTGCACTTGGGTTTCTCATATTTAAGGCACTGGGCAGGTTTTCTAGGAGGGCAGTCACCAGCTTTCAAAGCTTTGGAAGAGAAGTTCAAGAGTTTTGGAGGAGGCTGGGTGTTGAGTAACCATCACGGCTCCTGGACAAAGCACCGCTTTCCAGGAGTGACCCTCACTCAGGGGACCATCCACAAAGTCCAAAGTGAAGTCCCTGTCTGATCTCCATGAAGAGTGACAGGCTTGATGAAATCACACACGTGGTCAGGAGGAAGGCATAGGCTTCCCAGCCAAGGTTTCTTTCCCCAGGGAGAAGCAAGGCTCCACACAGGCAGAGAGGCAGGCTGAGCATGATGGAGATGGAGGGaaataaacagagataaataGAACCGACAGAGCAGGTGAAGAGCTAGAGCCAAAGACAGGAAAACAGAGATTAACGGGAAGAACGAGCAAGAGTCAGACTGATGATTGGAGAGCCACTGACCGGGaaatgaggcagagagaaagagagagagaggaataagAATAGAAAGGCAGTGAGACCTGGGCTGACAGATGGCTGAGGAAAAGAAGCATTTCCAGATGCTCAGAAGCTTGCACAGAGACTTTGGAGCCCAGATGGACATGAACACACCCCCAGGGACGTCTCCTGAAACTAAGCTGAGAGATTACAGTCTAGAGAAGGGGCCATCCCCACACCACTACGAGCCCCCGTCTCTGACCCTGCAGCCAGGATCATACCAGGGTGACTCCAACTCACCATTTCCAGCACCTTCCACAGCCCAAGGTGCCAGGGTTCCCAGGGCAAGAAGCACGAAGGGGAAGAGACCACTGAACGTCATGGTGAGGGCAGGGGTGGCTCTGCTGGCCCAGCCGCCCCCATTTATACCTTCCCTAGTGGGCGTGGCCTCACGAGCATTTCCTCGGCCCCTCCCAGCTTCAATGGCATAAGCAGGAAGCTTGGCCAGAGACCGGGAAGCTTAATACCGGTCATTCCTGTCCCGAGCAAGACTGCTAGGCCAACAGAGTAAAGGCCAGAGAAGAAATAGGAGAGGCTGGCCTGGGAGATGTCGCCAGGCTGATAAGGAAACCATTTCAGGTGTCCATCTGAGCCCTGAGCATTGTAGGGGCCCCAGGCTCCTTAGCCTTGTTAGTGGAGATGGAGGGTAAAAGGTCAAATGCAAAAATGCTATTTAGACCTGGATTCTGAGCTGAGACGTTGGGCAATGCACCCCTAGTTCTCCCACTCCTGGGGGCActatgccaggccctggggatacagAAGTTAATGGGACACATAGATACGACACAGTGTAGTAGGCAAATGTATGAATGTTAGTGTTAACCTAATCTGGATTCAAACCTTGGTACCACAACTTACTATCCGTTGCCTTGGACAAGTCAGAAGACCTTCTAGTGTCAGTTTCTGTAAAGTAGGCACCATTatactttttcttcttataattgtCATGGGGAGTAAATGCGCCTCTGGCCCAAGGCCTGGGATATGGtagacacttaaaaatggtagccattataattattactattattacaaaATAGTCTCTCTctgatacacacacatgcatgtgcgcACGCAcgtacgcacacacacatacctcggAGCTCACAGAAAGTTATCAAGTCTTCTGCTAACTCGGATTATTTATTATATCTCAAAAGATCCTTAGTCCAACTGACTGTCTGTGGAATCTACTTCTGTATTCTAGAGCCTCTGTCACTgactcgctgtgtgaccttggtcagaaCACTGCagctctctgaacctccatttccccatctgtacaatgcGAGGGTTAAACTACGAGGTGAAGTTCTCGTCTAGAACCGGTACTGCCATGACTCAACAGCCCCACACTGCTGACTGAGGGCACTGCTGGTAGAGGCTCTCCTATTCTCAAGGCCCGTCTGGGCTGTGCTCACAAGATGGCCTCTTAGGATCGAGGGTAGGAAGAGAGACCAGGAGAAAGACTGGCGGCTGTTCCTTCGTAAGGAAGGCTACCATACCTCATCTCTGGTTCTTGGCTGTAAGACTCAGTCATGCCTCTGGTtggctctctctctttcactcacAAATACCATCTGCCTTGCCATCCACTGgtgttgggggaagggagaggaaggggtctCCGACATCCTTTATGTCAGATGCTCTTCTCTGGGCCTCGCTTTACCTACTTCTTTGCCTGTTGATTTGTTTCCACACAAGACTATGATTTCTTTGAGGGAGAAAACATGTCATTAAAAGATCACAGACTTTGGAGTTACACTGACCAggtttcaaatcctgactctccCACTTAATGAATGTTCCTTTACATAATTATAGCTGATACTTACTGAGAAGTTGTTGCGTTTCAGGCACAGTGCTGAATACTTTGCGTGATTTAGCACCTTAAACCTCATGACAATATATTAAGTAGGTAATATGAGTCATCCCGTTTGGTCTGCCATACAAGgtgagaggaagaggaaatactTTGGGTGAGGTTGGTCAGGGACGGCCTAAGAACTGATGCTTCTTGCCTAGACAAGAGGTACCGTGAGTCCAAAGCTGGGGTCAGAGGAGAGAACCCCTGTGAGGTTCACATCTATAGTTTGTGCAATTCATGTGCCAGATGTGCAGATgataaatgagctccagagagaaACATCAGTTAGCATAAACTTTGTGCTTGGTGTCATCTTTTAAAAAGGATAGGGAAacctctggtggtccagtggtgaggactcgacacgttcactgccgtggcccgggttcaatccttgatGGCGGAACTGAGATCCCGaaagctgtgtggcgtggccaaaaaaaaaaaaaaaaaggatatatatttttattttgatggagTCAGTTTTACCCATCTGTCCCTCTATggattgtactttttttttttgcggtatgtgggcctctcactgttggggcctctcgttgcggagcccaggctccggacgcgcaggctcactggccacggctcacgggtccagccgctccgcggcatgtgggatcttcccggaccggggcacgaacccgtgtcccctgcatcggcaggcggactctcaaccactgcgccaccagggaagccctggattgtaCTTTTTACGTCAAACCATCCTTACACaatcctttccattttgtttaaatattttcacaaGTTTTGTCTTCCACATTCAAGTCAtgaatccatctggaatttatttattgTGAATGGTTTGAACTAGGGatcttgtttccattttttcctattaTGGAATGCCAGTTGTTCCCCCGTATCATTGATCCcttattaatttataaaaccaCATCTATTTTGTACCAAGTTTTTGTATATAGATGGATGTGTTTCTGTGTTCGATTATTACTCAATTTATTTATTCTCAAACCAGTCTTCCTTGGTACTCTTTCCATTAACATCTCCGTTTTACATACCTTGTTGCTTTGCAGCACAAGTcttttctgttttacttattcagaattgttttggctattcttgcACTTTTCCTCTActacataaattttaggatcaatTTCTCAAGGTCCTCAAAAAAATCTGTTGAGATTTTTATTACAATTACATCAAAGCTATAAATTACTGAGTGGAAccaaaatatttaccatattaagtcttcacaaattaaaaaatgagcattactctattcaagtcctcttcaagtcatataataaattttaattttttcatgtaattcttGCAAACgttttcttggtttatttttaGGTAGTAATAAAATTCATGACTATTGTGAATAGgagctttttctctctttaatttatTTGATAGTTTTTGGTGTGTAAGCATGCAACtggttttttgtatattgactttttaaaataaatttatttattttatatttgcctGCTTTGAatctttgttgctgggcgcgggctttctctagctggggcgagaaggggctactcttcgttgtggtgagcgggcttctcattgcggtggcttctcttgttgcagagcacgggctctaggtgcatgggcttcagtagttgtggcacatgggcttcagtagttgtggcacatgggctcagcagtgtGGCTCccgactctagagcgcaggcacagtagttgtagtgcatgggcttagttgctccatgggatgtgggatcttcccggaccagggattatagctgtgtcccctgcattggcaggtggattcttaaccactgccccaccaggaaagccctgtataCTGACTTTTGTAATTGCAAACTCAATATATTTTCTCATGAATTTTAATAGTTTACCCATGACTCTCTTGAATTTCATCTGAAGACATTCATATTACCTGTACGCATTAACCATTCTATCTCTTCTTTTCCCACCCctattcctctttatttttatgtccAGTTTTATTGCACTGGCCTACGATCACTAATTTGATATTGAATCAGAGTGGTGATAGAGGGCAGTCTGGCCTTGTACTGACTTTAAGGATGCTGCTTCTAGAgtttcaccactgagtataatACTtgctgtaggggcttccctggtggcgcagtggttgagaatctgcctgccaatgcaggggacacgggttcaagccctggtctgggaagatcccacatgccgcggagcaactaggcccgtgagccacaactactgagcctgcgcgtctggagcctgtgctccgcaacaagaaaggccgcgatagtgagaggcccgcgcacagcgatgaagagtggtccccacttgccacaactagagaaagccctcgcacagaaacgaagacccaacacagccataaataaataaaatttaaaaaaacttgctGTAGGTATTTGTAAATACCCTTCATCAGGTGAAGAATATTCTCTTTTGTTCCTAGTATAGTgtgtatttttatcatgaatgaacaTAGAACAATATGGAATGGTTTTTATGAATCAATTTAAAGATTCAtttgaattcttttctttaaacttttaatttacttaatcacATTGATAATTTCTGGTTCTTGAACTACCCTTAAACTCCTGGGATGTACCCTATCTATTTACAAGGTTTTTTAGCACACTGAGAAATTCAACATCCTAACATGTTATTATACTTGTCACTTTGAAATAATGTCAAGCGTATAGAAAAAATTggaagaatagtacaaagaattatCATCATATTCCTTTCACCCAGATACACtgaatgttaatattttgccatGTTTATCATTCTCTTTCTTCCACGTGTGTGTGAAAGATAATGGTTTATTCTGACCATTGAGAGCAAGTTGTGTACATCACACTCATTTATACATGAGGACTTCAGTGTATATTCCCTATGAATAGCTTGATTACATCATTACAGTAGCCCTGATGGAACGTTTAAATATTGGGGTACATATCACTTTACTAcaacttttcctttgcttttatttcattcctATAATTACAGTTAGGACACCATATTAACCTGTTTTTGATATTGCATGTATAGCAAAGTTATATTAGATATTAATTTCATTTCAGATTAGTAAAGGGGatatgactaaaataaaaaaggcacCAGGGTCTATAGGGTTGAAAATCACTTATATAGATAATCTCCAGAGAGCCTCTGACTATGGTACAAGTTTGGGCTTGACTCTAGGCAGCAACCCCTCATCCATTTCCAACCCACCCAGAGATCCCAGCAAACAG
This genomic stretch from Globicephala melas chromosome 15, mGloMel1.2, whole genome shotgun sequence harbors:
- the SLPI gene encoding antileukoproteinase isoform X2; translation: MTFSGLFPFVLLALGTLAPWAVEGAGNALKAGDCPPRKPAQCLKYEKPKCSIDRPCPEKKKCCPDACGMTCLDPVNILNPVEEKPGKCPVFTYRCAMVNPPNRCETDSQCVGELKCCEGPCGKECLLPVKVEEKPGMCPESLIRCMMLNPPNRCETDSQCMGELKCCESFCGKECLLPVKA
- the SLPI gene encoding antileukoproteinase isoform X1, with the translated sequence MTFSGLFPFVLLALGTLAPWAVEGAGNALKAGDCPPRKPAQCLKYEKPKCSIDRPCPEKKKCCPDACGMTCLDPVNILNPVEEKPGKCPVFTYRCAMVNPPNRCETDSQCVGELKCCEGPCGKECLLPVKVEEKPGMCPESLIRCMMLNPPNRCETDSQCMGELKCCESFCGKECLLPVKGNSWGENVEMTWLVPVLKS